TGGTAGAAGAATTCATCGCAGAACGGAATTGGCAAAAATACCATAACCCGAAAAACTTAGCTATGTCTATTTCCATTGAGTCAGCAGAATTGATGGAGATTTTTCAATGGCTAACTTTAGAGGAATCTATTGGATTAAAAGATAATAAAGAAAAATTTGAGCAGATTAAGGAAGAAGTAGCAGATATAATTATCTATTGTTTGAGTTTAAGCAATATTCTTAATATTGACTTAAATCAGGCAATTTTAGAGAAGATAGAAAAGAATAAAGCTAAATATCCTACTTTTAAATACAAAGGAAATTTCGAGTAACCTGAAGTTTCTGAATTGACTTTGGCGAAAAGTAACTATTCACCCTGTAGGAAAGTAGGAGAGTAGGGAAGTAGGAAAGGGAAAGAAAATGAATGAGAAGTTAGATGATTTTAGACAACTTGTAGTATGGCAAAAAAGCCATCATTTAAGAGTAAAATAGTATGAAGTATTTTCCCCCTTTTCCTACTTCCTACTTGCTTGGTATGCTGAAGAGTTACGGCGGAAAAAAGAATATGAGGTAAATATCTATGTATGATGTTGTCATTATTGGTGGTGGTCCTGCAGGTTTGACTGCAGGATTATATACGAGCCGGGCAAGGCTTAAAACCTTATTGATTGAAAGCTATACCGTGCCCTGTCAGGCAGTAACTACCGCCTTTATCGAAAATTACCCGGGCTTTCCTGAAGGAATTGGCGGTTTTGAATTAATAGAAAGGTTTAGAAAACAGGCAGAAATATTCAGATTAGAATCTACAATTGGGGATGTCCGTAGTATTCATAGCGTAGATAACACCTGGCGAGTAGAA
The nucleotide sequence above comes from bacterium. Encoded proteins:
- a CDS encoding nucleotide pyrophosphohydrolase — protein: MNVTFETLKKLVEEFIAERNWQKYHNPKNLAMSISIESAELMEIFQWLTLEESIGLKDNKEKFEQIKEEVADIIIYCLSLSNILNIDLNQAILEKIEKNKAKYPTFKYKGNFE